The Streptomyces europaeiscabiei genome window below encodes:
- a CDS encoding ADP-ribosylglycohydrolase family protein, which yields MPHAGAGVAANAAASLEERITGALVGAAVGDALGGPVEGYTPEQILERHGGRVHGIVGPWNGDGWRTARPIAPYHKGDGHVTDDTLMTHALVRVYDRVRDHLDAYAIAEHLVPDMMTTPRWIPELEAEALPLQRVFLAEKWLVARIHYGHIDPREAGTGNIVNCGAAMYMAPVGLVNAADPPGAYAEALDIAGAHQSSYGREAAGVFAAGVAAACTPGATAESVIETCLAVAKDGTRAAIEAVCEVARRHTDFESALRPLREAVTPFDTVGPDYRAPSLNARRPSRLHAIEELPIALGMLLVARGDYRHAVLGSVNYGRDCDSIATMSGALAGALGSQVPSDWAKTVAEASRLDLHAPATALTAVTLQIHAQDLHRRRAHEAALATLAPLR from the coding sequence ATGCCCCATGCCGGAGCAGGCGTTGCGGCGAACGCCGCGGCAAGCCTCGAAGAGCGCATCACCGGCGCCCTGGTCGGCGCCGCCGTAGGCGACGCCCTCGGCGGCCCGGTCGAGGGCTACACCCCGGAGCAGATCCTCGAACGCCACGGCGGCCGCGTCCACGGCATCGTCGGCCCCTGGAACGGCGACGGCTGGCGCACCGCCCGCCCCATCGCGCCGTACCACAAGGGCGACGGCCACGTCACCGACGACACCTTGATGACCCACGCGCTCGTGCGGGTGTACGACCGCGTACGCGACCACCTTGACGCGTACGCCATCGCCGAGCACCTGGTGCCGGACATGATGACGACCCCGCGCTGGATCCCCGAGCTGGAGGCGGAGGCCCTCCCCCTCCAACGGGTCTTCCTCGCCGAGAAGTGGCTCGTGGCCCGCATCCACTACGGCCACATCGACCCCCGAGAGGCCGGCACCGGCAACATCGTCAACTGCGGCGCCGCGATGTACATGGCCCCCGTCGGCCTGGTCAACGCGGCCGACCCGCCCGGTGCGTACGCCGAGGCCCTCGACATCGCGGGGGCCCACCAGTCGTCCTACGGCAGGGAGGCGGCGGGCGTGTTCGCGGCGGGGGTCGCGGCGGCGTGCACGCCGGGCGCGACCGCGGAGTCGGTGATCGAGACGTGCCTCGCCGTGGCCAAGGACGGCACCCGCGCGGCGATCGAGGCCGTGTGTGAAGTGGCCCGCCGCCACACGGACTTCGAGTCGGCGCTACGGCCGCTCCGCGAGGCGGTGACACCGTTCGACACGGTCGGCCCCGACTACCGCGCTCCCTCCCTCAACGCCCGCCGCCCCTCCCGCCTCCACGCGATCGAGGAACTCCCCATCGCCCTGGGCATGTTGCTCGTGGCGCGCGGCGACTACCGTCACGCGGTCCTGGGTTCGGTGAACTACGGCCGCGACTGCGACTCGATCGCCACGATGTCGGGAGCGCTGGCAGGGGCACTGGGCTCGCAGGTCCCGTCCGACTGGGCCAAGACGGTCGCGGAGGCCAGCCGCCTGGACCTGCACGCCCCCGCCACGGCCCTGACGGCGGTCACCCTCCAGATCCACGCCCAGGACCTGCACCGCCGCCGCGCCCACGAGGCCGCCCTCGCCACCCTGGCCCCCCTCCGGTGA
- a CDS encoding CaiB/BaiF CoA transferase family protein encodes MTQAYDPPLSHLRVLDLATLFAGPLAATMLGDFGAEVIKIEHPTKPDPSRGHGPSKNGVGLWWKLLGRNKRTLTLNLSTPGGRDTLLRLAATADVIIENFRPGTLEKWGLGWKELSAANPRLVLARVTGFGQFGPYAHRPGFGTLAEAMSGFAAITGEPDAPPVLPPFGLADSIAGLATAYAVMTALAARDRTGEGQTVDMAIIEPILTVLGPQPLWYDQLGHVQPRTGNRSANNAPRNTYRTADGTWVAVSTSAQSIAERVMRLVGRPELIDEPWFGSGAERARHADVLDEAVGAWIARHTREEVIEVFEKAEAAVAPIQDVREVMTDPQYRALDTITTVDDPDLGPLRMQNVLFRLSATPGAIRWAGRAHGADTDSVLTELGLSEPDIDALRQEGAL; translated from the coding sequence ATGACCCAGGCGTACGACCCCCCGCTCTCCCACCTCCGCGTGCTCGACCTCGCCACTCTCTTCGCCGGCCCCCTCGCCGCCACGATGCTCGGCGACTTCGGCGCGGAGGTCATCAAGATCGAACACCCCACGAAGCCGGACCCGTCCCGTGGCCACGGCCCGTCGAAGAACGGCGTGGGCCTGTGGTGGAAACTGCTGGGCCGCAACAAGCGCACCCTGACGCTGAACCTCTCCACCCCCGGCGGCCGGGACACGCTCCTGCGCCTCGCCGCCACCGCCGACGTGATCATCGAGAACTTCCGCCCCGGCACCCTGGAGAAATGGGGCCTGGGCTGGAAGGAACTCTCCGCCGCGAACCCCCGTCTGGTCCTCGCCCGCGTCACCGGCTTCGGCCAGTTCGGCCCGTACGCGCACCGCCCCGGCTTCGGCACGCTGGCCGAGGCGATGAGCGGCTTCGCCGCGATCACCGGCGAGCCGGACGCCCCTCCTGTCCTGCCCCCCTTCGGCCTGGCCGACTCGATCGCGGGCCTGGCGACGGCATACGCGGTGATGACCGCACTCGCCGCGCGTGACCGGACGGGCGAAGGGCAGACGGTCGACATGGCGATCATCGAGCCGATCCTCACCGTCCTCGGTCCCCAACCCCTCTGGTACGACCAGCTCGGCCACGTCCAGCCCCGTACCGGCAACCGCTCCGCCAACAACGCGCCCCGCAACACCTATCGCACGGCGGACGGTACATGGGTGGCCGTCTCCACCTCGGCCCAGTCGATCGCGGAGCGGGTGATGCGCCTGGTCGGCCGCCCCGAGCTGATCGACGAGCCCTGGTTCGGCTCAGGCGCGGAACGGGCCCGTCACGCCGACGTCCTGGACGAGGCCGTCGGCGCGTGGATCGCCCGCCACACCCGCGAGGAGGTCATCGAGGTGTTCGAGAAGGCGGAGGCGGCGGTGGCCCCCATCCAGGACGTACGGGAGGTGATGACCGACCCCCAGTACCGGGCCCTGGACACGATCACGACCGTCGACGACCCCGACCTCGGCCCCCTGCGTATGCAGAACGTCCTCTTCCGCCTCTCCGCCACCCCCGGCGCGATCCGCTGGGCGGGCCGCGCACACGGCGCCGACACGGACTCGGTCCTCACCGAACTGGGCCTGTCGGAACCGGACATCGATGCCCTCCGCCAGGAGGGCGCCCTGTGA
- a CDS encoding DsbA family protein, whose protein sequence is MSEKNREGKRTARERLAEEREKQKASEKRRRVLIVGASVLCVLGLAAVIGVVAANAGKDDDADTAGPVVAPSGANGEDSLAIPVGDAGAKSTLSVWEDFRCPACKSFEDAYRSTIHELTEAGKLKVEYHLATLIDGNMGGSGSRKAANAAACAQNEGKFPAYHDVLYQNQPAETSDDFASETKLFDLAKKVDGLDTAAFRTCVEDGRHNSWVAKSNEAFQKGGFSGTPSVFLNGTNIYADQSMTPAKLKQMVEANAQG, encoded by the coding sequence GTGAGCGAGAAGAACCGTGAGGGAAAGCGCACCGCCCGTGAACGACTGGCGGAGGAGCGCGAGAAGCAGAAGGCCAGCGAGAAGCGCCGTCGGGTGCTGATCGTGGGCGCCTCGGTGCTGTGCGTGCTGGGCCTGGCCGCCGTGATCGGCGTCGTGGCGGCGAACGCGGGCAAGGACGACGACGCCGACACCGCGGGCCCGGTCGTGGCGCCCTCGGGGGCCAACGGCGAGGACAGCCTCGCGATCCCCGTCGGGGACGCCGGCGCGAAGTCGACCCTCTCGGTGTGGGAGGACTTCCGCTGCCCGGCCTGCAAGTCCTTCGAGGACGCCTACCGCTCGACGATCCACGAGCTGACCGAGGCCGGGAAGCTGAAGGTCGAGTACCACCTCGCCACCCTGATCGACGGGAACATGGGCGGCAGCGGCTCCCGCAAGGCCGCAAACGCCGCCGCGTGCGCACAGAACGAGGGGAAGTTCCCCGCGTACCACGACGTGCTGTACCAGAACCAGCCCGCCGAGACGAGCGACGACTTCGCCAGCGAGACCAAGCTCTTCGACCTGGCGAAGAAGGTGGACGGGCTGGACACCGCGGCCTTCCGCACGTGCGTCGAGGACGGCAGGCACAACAGCTGGGTCGCGAAGTCGAACGAGGCGTTCCAGAAGGGCGGCTTCTCCGGCACCCCGAGCGTCTTCCTCAACGGCACCAACATCTACGCGGACCAGTCCATGACCCCCGCCAAGCTGAAGCAGATGGTGGAGGCGAACGCCCAGGGGTGA
- a CDS encoding ADP-ribosylglycohydrolase family protein, whose product MAKPSGTAPTVVTRPITPAPAPAVADADADDDGPPGPPAPDDESRTGGAGGNKPAEGEAEAGRAAYPPEGHRIEGLLLGLAAGDAAGWPAARHRAARMPEWTRRLTRELDTFAEQNATTTLPVPIALNQPPEPLRLGPSDDAEWAAFAAEALLRAGDAAALGDLSLERRTRASIDLSWNAVASEIAAAAERAPEVESAVLPLRARISVRAGLGNLATGLRPPATGHDNPHYFDDAACVRACVLAVAHPGDPRRAADLAEFDARYTQDGDGVHGARAMAAALALALVGANVDDCTAAALAELPAETEIGRNARHALDLAHRHKKEGTFALVPLLEHQIVDHVYSYGIAAAETVPVALALATAAEGRIAEAVPAAACLSRVADSAPALAGALTGALSGAAAIPDTWREACRTLSGCALPRLTGTDLVHLAELLAATELGTPGG is encoded by the coding sequence GTGGCGAAGCCGTCCGGAACCGCACCCACGGTCGTGACGAGGCCGATCACCCCCGCACCCGCACCCGCAGTCGCCGACGCCGACGCCGACGACGACGGCCCACCGGGGCCACCCGCACCCGACGACGAAAGCCGCACGGGCGGTGCGGGTGGGAACAAGCCGGCCGAAGGCGAAGCCGAGGCGGGCCGGGCGGCGTACCCCCCGGAGGGCCACCGCATCGAGGGCCTCCTGCTGGGCCTGGCCGCGGGCGACGCCGCCGGCTGGCCCGCAGCCCGCCACCGAGCCGCCCGCATGCCGGAGTGGACCCGCCGCCTGACCCGCGAACTGGACACCTTCGCCGAGCAGAACGCCACCACCACACTCCCGGTCCCCATCGCCCTCAACCAACCACCCGAACCCCTCCGCCTCGGCCCCTCCGACGACGCGGAATGGGCCGCGTTCGCCGCCGAGGCCCTCCTCCGTGCCGGTGACGCTGCCGCCTTGGGCGACCTCAGCCTGGAACGCCGCACCCGCGCCTCGATCGACCTCTCCTGGAACGCCGTGGCCAGCGAGATCGCCGCCGCCGCCGAACGCGCCCCCGAGGTCGAGTCCGCCGTACTCCCCCTGCGCGCCCGCATCTCCGTACGCGCCGGACTCGGCAACCTCGCCACCGGCCTGCGCCCACCCGCCACCGGCCACGACAACCCCCACTACTTCGACGACGCGGCCTGCGTACGCGCCTGCGTGCTCGCCGTGGCCCACCCGGGCGACCCTCGCCGCGCCGCCGATCTCGCCGAGTTCGACGCCCGCTACACCCAGGACGGCGACGGCGTGCACGGCGCCCGCGCGATGGCCGCCGCGCTCGCCCTCGCGCTCGTCGGCGCGAACGTCGACGACTGCACGGCAGCCGCCCTCGCCGAACTTCCCGCCGAGACGGAGATCGGCCGCAACGCCCGCCACGCCCTGGATCTCGCCCACCGCCACAAAAAAGAAGGAACATTCGCTCTGGTCCCGCTCCTGGAGCACCAGATCGTCGACCACGTCTACAGCTACGGCATCGCCGCCGCCGAGACCGTCCCCGTGGCGCTCGCCCTGGCCACCGCCGCCGAGGGCCGGATCGCCGAGGCCGTCCCCGCCGCCGCCTGCCTCTCCCGCGTCGCCGACTCCGCCCCGGCCCTCGCCGGCGCCCTCACCGGCGCGCTCAGCGGCGCCGCCGCCATCCCCGACACCTGGCGGGAAGCCTGCCGCACCCTCTCCGGCTGCGCACTCCCCCGCCTCACCGGCACCGATCTCGTACACCTCGCCGAACTTCTCGCAGCCACGGAACTCGGCACTCCAGGAGGATGA
- a CDS encoding ADP-ribosylglycohydrolase family protein encodes MTPLRLTWVQPEDLLGHELHQAVQDGREPSAIAARWRGAGGPPAPPRAGASPHRTSRYLRQLAEDLLDELADLPSSLAEHEPTELSRIKALCPDWPMRPAEPTGPAGPPRPGHSTHPAQPAGSRAAGAARVGAGGTLQAQARDTLPTPATYTRRLEAAWLGRAVGCLLGKPVEKLPLPAIRQLARATGNWPLTTWFTARGVPPELLAAHPWNRRSAPTSLAENIDGMPEDDDLNYPLLNLLLLARHGRDFTTTDVARLWLDELPAGRTFTAERIAYRNLLTGIDPPHTARHRNPFREWIGALIRADVHGWTNPGDPATAAEQAHRDAALTHTANGVYAAMFVAATIAEAATGTHDVHHCLRTGLKVVPPDSRLAKAIDHALRLATGERDFDTVVDELHSTYADHHWVHALPNTALLTAALTHADGDFTASVCRAVSGGWDTDSNGATAGSIAGLLTGSPDALPDRWTAPLKNRLATSVADFNGVGFDTLAHLTLRETPHP; translated from the coding sequence GTGACCCCCCTCCGACTCACCTGGGTCCAACCGGAAGACCTCCTGGGCCACGAACTCCACCAGGCGGTCCAGGACGGTCGCGAGCCGTCGGCCATCGCCGCCCGCTGGCGAGGAGCGGGCGGCCCCCCGGCCCCGCCCCGCGCCGGCGCATCCCCGCATCGGACGTCCCGCTACTTGCGCCAACTCGCCGAGGACCTGCTGGACGAACTGGCAGACCTACCCAGCAGCTTGGCGGAACACGAGCCGACCGAGCTGAGCAGGATCAAGGCGTTGTGCCCGGACTGGCCGATGCGTCCGGCCGAGCCCACCGGTCCTGCTGGGCCGCCCCGTCCCGGCCACTCCACCCACCCCGCTCAGCCTGCGGGCAGTCGTGCCGCCGGGGCGGCACGGGTGGGCGCAGGCGGCACCCTGCAGGCGCAGGCCCGCGACACCCTCCCCACCCCGGCCACGTACACGCGGCGACTGGAGGCGGCCTGGCTCGGCCGCGCCGTCGGCTGCCTCCTCGGCAAACCCGTCGAGAAACTCCCCCTCCCCGCGATCCGCCAACTCGCCCGGGCCACCGGCAACTGGCCCCTCACCACCTGGTTCACCGCCCGTGGCGTCCCCCCGGAACTCCTCGCCGCCCACCCCTGGAACCGCCGTTCGGCCCCCACCTCCCTCGCCGAGAACATCGACGGCATGCCCGAGGACGACGATCTCAACTACCCCCTCCTCAACCTCCTCCTGCTCGCCCGCCACGGCCGCGACTTCACCACCACGGACGTGGCACGGCTCTGGCTCGACGAACTCCCCGCAGGCCGCACCTTCACCGCCGAACGCATCGCCTACCGCAACCTCCTCACCGGCATCGACCCCCCGCACACAGCCCGCCACCGCAACCCGTTCCGCGAATGGATCGGCGCCCTGATCCGCGCCGACGTCCATGGCTGGACCAACCCCGGCGACCCGGCCACCGCGGCCGAACAGGCCCACCGCGACGCCGCCCTCACCCACACCGCGAACGGCGTCTACGCGGCGATGTTCGTCGCGGCCACCATCGCGGAGGCGGCCACCGGCACCCACGACGTCCACCACTGCCTGCGCACCGGCCTCAAGGTCGTCCCCCCGGACTCCCGTCTGGCGAAGGCGATCGACCACGCCCTCCGACTCGCCACGGGCGAGCGCGACTTCGACACGGTCGTCGACGAACTCCACTCCACCTACGCCGACCACCACTGGGTGCACGCCCTCCCCAACACGGCCCTGCTCACCGCCGCACTCACCCATGCGGACGGCGACTTCACGGCCTCCGTCTGCCGCGCGGTGTCGGGCGGTTGGGACACCGACTCCAACGGCGCGACGGCGGGCAGCATCGCCGGCCTCCTGACCGGCTCCCCGGACGCCCTCCCCGACCGCTGGACGGCCCCCCTCAAGAACCGCCTGGCCACCTCGGTCGCCGACTTCAACGGCGTCGGCTTCGACACCCTGGCCCACCTCACCCTCCGGGAGACCCCCCACCCATGA
- a CDS encoding HpcH/HpaI aldolase/citrate lyase family protein, translating to MTPGSTTPFPLTWLYVPGDRPEVVTKALASGADVVIVDLEDAVAPNRKAYARAATAELLSSPSTVAVHVRVNALGTPEAEQDLKTLSSLPGLAALRLPKITSPADVAGVAERTAPAEGGAIPLYALLESALGVERAYDIATAHPALRGIALGEADLRADLAVRHDSALDWPRSRVILAARAAGLPSPAQSIYPDTKDLEGLAASCAHGRALGFLGRAAIHPRQLPVIERAYAPTPREVESAEETLKAATTAPGAQALPDGRFIDPAVVAAARRTLTLANRPTRR from the coding sequence GTGACCCCCGGTTCGACGACCCCCTTCCCCCTGACCTGGCTGTACGTCCCCGGCGACCGCCCGGAGGTGGTCACCAAGGCCCTGGCCTCCGGCGCGGACGTGGTGATCGTGGACCTGGAGGACGCGGTGGCGCCGAACCGCAAGGCCTACGCCCGCGCGGCGACCGCCGAACTCCTCTCGAGCCCGTCCACCGTCGCGGTTCACGTACGCGTGAACGCCCTGGGCACCCCGGAGGCCGAACAGGACCTCAAGACCCTCTCCTCTCTCCCCGGGCTGGCGGCCCTCCGCCTGCCGAAGATCACGTCCCCCGCCGACGTCGCCGGCGTAGCGGAAAGAACCGCCCCCGCGGAAGGAGGAGCGATCCCCCTGTACGCGCTCCTCGAATCGGCCCTGGGTGTGGAACGCGCCTACGACATCGCCACCGCCCATCCCGCCCTCCGCGGCATCGCGCTCGGCGAGGCTGACCTCCGCGCCGACCTGGCCGTCCGGCACGACTCGGCCCTCGACTGGCCCCGCTCCCGGGTGATCCTCGCCGCGCGCGCCGCGGGCCTCCCCTCACCGGCCCAGTCGATCTACCCGGACACGAAGGACCTCGAAGGGCTGGCCGCCTCCTGCGCCCACGGCCGCGCCCTCGGCTTCCTGGGCCGCGCCGCCATCCACCCTCGGCAGCTCCCGGTGATCGAACGCGCCTACGCCCCCACCCCGCGGGAAGTGGAATCGGCCGAGGAGACCCTCAAGGCCGCGACCACCGCGCCCGGCGCCCAGGCCCTCCCCGACGGCCGCTTCATCGACCCGGCCGTGGTGGCAGCCGCCCGCAGAACCCTCACCCTGGCCAACCGCCCCACCAGACGCTGA
- the lgt gene encoding prolipoprotein diacylglyceryl transferase, producing MELAYIPSPSRGVLYLGPVPLRGYAFCIIIGVFVAVWLGNKRWVARGGRAGTVADISVWAVPFGLVGGRLYHVITDYELYFSEGRDWVDAFKVWEGGLGIWGAIALGAVGAWIGCRRRGIPLPAWADAVAPGIALAQAIGRWGNWFNQELYGRKTNVPWAVEITSSTDGRLPGTYHPTFLYESLWCIGVALLVIWADRRFNLGHGRAFALYVASYCVGRFWIEYMRVDEAHHIFGLRLNNWTALFVFILAVIYIVLSARKRPGREEVVEPGVSDGDPAAADVEKGEQKDDEDSESAESAEPSGEADAKKEKDADAASDSVVEKKAESAEKS from the coding sequence ATGGAACTTGCCTACATTCCCAGCCCGTCGCGCGGGGTGCTGTACCTCGGTCCCGTCCCGCTGCGCGGCTACGCCTTCTGCATCATCATCGGTGTCTTCGTAGCCGTCTGGCTCGGCAACAAACGCTGGGTCGCGCGGGGCGGACGGGCCGGTACGGTCGCCGACATCTCGGTCTGGGCCGTGCCCTTCGGCCTGGTCGGCGGACGGCTCTACCACGTGATCACGGACTACGAGCTGTACTTCAGCGAGGGCCGTGACTGGGTCGACGCCTTCAAGGTCTGGGAGGGCGGGCTCGGCATCTGGGGCGCGATCGCCCTCGGCGCGGTGGGTGCGTGGATCGGCTGCCGTCGGCGTGGCATCCCGCTGCCCGCCTGGGCCGACGCCGTCGCGCCCGGCATCGCCCTCGCGCAGGCGATCGGGCGGTGGGGCAACTGGTTCAACCAGGAGCTGTACGGCAGGAAGACGAACGTGCCGTGGGCCGTGGAGATCACGTCCTCCACGGACGGGCGGCTGCCGGGCACGTACCACCCGACCTTCCTCTACGAGTCGCTGTGGTGCATCGGTGTCGCGCTCCTCGTCATCTGGGCGGACCGTCGCTTCAACCTCGGGCACGGGCGGGCGTTCGCGCTGTACGTCGCCTCGTACTGCGTGGGGCGGTTCTGGATCGAGTACATGCGGGTCGACGAGGCCCATCACATCTTCGGGCTGCGCCTCAACAACTGGACCGCGCTGTTCGTCTTCATCCTCGCCGTGATCTACATCGTCCTGTCGGCCCGGAAGCGGCCCGGGCGGGAAGAGGTCGTCGAGCCGGGTGTCTCCGACGGGGACCCTGCCGCTGCGGACGTGGAGAAGGGCGAGCAGAAGGACGACGAGGACTCGGAGTCCGCGGAGTCCGCGGAGCCCTCGGGCGAGGCCGATGCGAAGAAGGAGAAGGACGCGGATGCCGCCTCCGACTCCGTGGTCGAGAAGAAGGCCGAGTCCGCCGAGAAGAGCTGA
- the trpA gene encoding tryptophan synthase subunit alpha, translating into MSGNIQLLSDTLAAAKAEGRAALIAYLPAGFPTVDGGIAAIKAVFEGGADVVEVGLPHSDPVLDGPVIQTADDIALRGGVKIADVMRTVREAFEATGKPVLVMTYWNPIDRYGVERFTAELAQAGGAGCILPDLPVQESALWREHADKHGLGTVFVVAPSSKDARLAEITAAGSGFVYAASLMGVTGTRESVGAQAQDLVERTRATGSGLPVCVGLGVSDAGQAAEVAGFADGVIVGSAFVKRMLDAPDEAAGLNAVRELAGDLAKGVRRGA; encoded by the coding sequence CGCCTATCTGCCGGCCGGGTTCCCGACCGTCGACGGCGGTATCGCCGCCATCAAGGCGGTCTTCGAGGGCGGCGCCGACGTCGTCGAGGTCGGGCTGCCGCACAGCGACCCGGTCCTCGACGGTCCCGTCATCCAGACCGCCGACGACATCGCCCTGCGCGGCGGCGTCAAGATCGCGGACGTGATGCGCACGGTCCGGGAGGCCTTCGAGGCCACCGGGAAGCCCGTCCTCGTCATGACGTACTGGAACCCCATCGACCGCTACGGCGTCGAGCGCTTCACCGCCGAGCTGGCTCAGGCGGGTGGCGCGGGCTGCATCCTGCCCGACCTGCCCGTCCAGGAGTCGGCGCTGTGGAGGGAGCACGCGGACAAGCACGGTCTCGGCACCGTCTTCGTGGTCGCGCCCAGCAGCAAGGACGCCCGCCTCGCCGAGATCACCGCGGCGGGCAGCGGCTTCGTCTACGCCGCCTCGCTGATGGGGGTCACGGGCACCCGCGAGTCGGTGGGCGCGCAGGCCCAGGACCTGGTGGAGCGCACCCGGGCCACGGGTTCCGGCCTGCCGGTCTGCGTCGGCCTCGGCGTCTCCGACGCCGGGCAGGCCGCCGAGGTCGCCGGGTTCGCCGACGGTGTGATCGTCGGCTCCGCGTTCGTGAAGCGGATGCTGGACGCCCCCGACGAGGCGGCCGGTCTGAACGCCGTACGGGAACTCGCGGGCGACCTCGCGAAGGGCGTACGCCGGGGCGCGTGA